The sequence GGCCTTCTGTGCGGCATAGAGTTCCGTCAGGAAGTCCGGCGAACCCGGCGCGTTCTTGAAATGATAATCAGGCAGTCCCTTTTTACGGAAGCGATAGCGCTTCTTGCCGTGGCGGTCCTTCCACTCGGTCACGTTTTCAGGGAGCCACTTGCGACGGTTCATCAGTCGAGTTCCTGCCCCATGTCATCGTCGTTCATATGCTTGCGAACGGTGATTTCCAGTTTTCCGTCGATCCCGATAGCAACGCGGACTTCCTCATAGCCAAGCCCTTCGACGGCCTTGACCGCACGGCGCAAGTCGGATTGCTTGAAGCGGGCCGGTGCACTCATGCTGCAAACAACTCCATCTGTTCGGGCATCCCCAGCACAGCGCCCCATTGCGCAGCACAGGCGGCTGCAACGCCGGGGAACGTCTCGCTACGCAACCGCGCGCGCTCCGGCCCCGGTGGCATCCGGTGCACGCGGCTCCATGACTTGTGTTCGTCGGTGCCTTTCGCTGGCGGGACAAGCCGGTTCGTCGGGCGAAGGTCTGGCAGGCCGATCAACTCGAACCCTGTAGCCTTGAAGAACGGCTCCCCGAACCACCACGGCTGCACGAATTGCGTGCGCCCGCGTCCTGTCAGGCGGATTGCGTGTTCGTGCATGACGGGGTTCTCGATGGCCTTGCGCTCGATCGGTGCATTGCGGCACGTGCGATAGAAGCCGGCGGCGGCGTCCAGTTCGGACCAGCGCGCCTCATCGCGCCCGTTCACCTTCTTGCCACCGATGTAGAGCCAGCGCCCGCCCGAGTTGCAAAGCACGGTGCAGGGCGGGTGCATCACGGCGAGCAAGTCCCATCCGGCGTTGAGGTGGTTACGCAGATCATCGCGGATATGGCGGTTGCTGCCGTCGTCTGCGGGTTCGGTATCGCAGGACCAGGCATCGAAGCCGAGGGCGAGGAAAGCGCGGCGCATGACGCCGGAGCGTTCGCAGCCGATGAGGACGCGGGGTGTCATCCCCCCACCCCCTCAAACCCGCGCGCCGTCTCGGCAACATCGGCCAGCGTCTCCCATGCCTCGTAGGTCATGCCGCGAGCCTTTCCGCTTCGGTGCGCAACGTCGTTACGTCCACGCCTGCCCATGTTGACCAGAGCGCCAAGGCTCGATCTGTGAAGGCGGCGCGTTCGGCTTCATTCATCGCCCGGTTGCTGGTGCTGTGCCGCTTGCGCAGGGTGTCCCCGCTTGGAAGGCGGATTTCATCGAACATGCGCAGCTTGTCGCGCGTCAGGTCGTGCAGGTCGGTTTCGTCCAGCGTCAGGCCGTGTGACTGGTTGAGCAATTCCACGACCACCCCGGCACAAACCCAATACAGGCCGCGACGGCGCTGGTTGGCAATGCCGCCCTTGACTTCGACGCGCACGCGGCCCTTGATGTCGCGCATCGCTTCCTCGGCTGCACGATTGGCAGGCTTGAGCATTCCAAGGCGGGCTTCAAAATAGAGGGGTGCTTTTTCGATGCTCACGCCGCTTTCCTTTGGCTTAGTCCCCACTGGACGTTCATGTAGGCGATGGCCTGTTCTGGGCGCTTGCCGATGCTTTCCAGCCAGACGGCTTCGCGCACCTTGTGGCAGTCCAAATGGCAGGCGTTGCAGAGCGGCATTTGCCAGCGGTGTTCACGGCGGCGGGCCTTGCCATCGAACTCAAGCCGGGTGTGGTGGCAAACGTGGGAGCGTCCACCGCAACCAAAACAGGGCTGGTCACGCAAGTGCGCCTCAAAGGCCCGTTCCGCCGTGTTGGGGATCGGGTTGTAGCGTTCCTTGATGCGCTTGTGGTTCGGTGACCAGCCCATGGTTCAGTCCAGCCCGACCGCAGTCTTGTAGACTTCCAGCACGGCTTCCATTTCGCGCCGGTCGTCGGGCTTCATGGCTCGCAGGCGCATGATCTGCTTCATAATCTTGGCATCGTAGCCGGTGGCCTTGGCTTCATCGAAAACGCCTTTAAGGTCTTCGGCAATGCCCTTCTTTTCTTCTTCAAGGCGTTCGGCGCGTTCGATCAAAAGGCGGAGGCGGTCATCGCTCATGGTCTTGTCCTTTGTGTGGTGGGGTTAGAAAATGCCGCGATTGCTGACGAATGGGATCGAATCGTCCAGATCGTCTCCAGCGAACCCACCTGCATGGCCCTGCGAACCGTCTGGCTCCCGGCGATCACCGCCCTGCGGCGCGCCCTGAATGCTGACATGATCGGCGCGGCACTGAATGTAGGTCTTGCCGTTATGCTCGCGTGTGGACATTTCACCCGACACGGTGACCTTGCTGCCCTTGCGGAGAATGCGGGACAGCCCTTCGGCACCTTTGCCCCACTTGGTCACGTCAACCCATGTGGTGGCCTTGCGGTCGCCGTAGCCGGTCGAGACGCCAACGCTGAATGAGCAAAATTCCTTGCCGTCCTGCGTAGTCTTGAACTCGGCGTCCTTGCCGGTGTTTCCAGCCAGTGTGAGGATAAGCATTTATGCGGCCTTTCGGTAGTTAGACAGCCAGTCTTTGACTGCGTTGATCTGTTCGTAAGTGAGGGCCTTGAGGCTGGTGACTTCGAACGCGCG is a genomic window of Novosphingobium sp. MMS21-SN21R containing:
- a CDS encoding single-stranded DNA-binding protein; translated protein: MLILTLAGNTGKDAEFKTTQDGKEFCSFSVGVSTGYGDRKATTWVDVTKWGKGAEGLSRILRKGSKVTVSGEMSTREHNGKTYIQCRADHVSIQGAPQGGDRREPDGSQGHAGGFAGDDLDDSIPFVSNRGIF
- a CDS encoding DUF2312 domain-containing protein; protein product: MSDDRLRLLIERAERLEEEKKGIAEDLKGVFDEAKATGYDAKIMKQIMRLRAMKPDDRREMEAVLEVYKTAVGLD